One part of the Gossypium raimondii isolate GPD5lz chromosome 1, ASM2569854v1, whole genome shotgun sequence genome encodes these proteins:
- the LOC105787107 gene encoding uncharacterized protein LOC105787107: MVTGEKSSVGASEDDQDISFYTHSRGRYNLASARTEPVKGKILAVEHKKEMTIRFESPVNELVKKNEAKEFLKLLKHSKLLVDSSYKDMSKYSESIRCLLGRPWIHSARVVSSSLHQKLKLLTEGRLVTINAEEDVITSVTSDILYIRADDEWVANIVFVPKKHGKVRMCVDYKNLNKAIPKDNLPLPHIDFLIDNKPGYSLFSFMDGFSGYNQIKMHSEDTEKTTFKTIKKGAIVDFLANIALEDYEPLNFDFLNEDLMYIPTTEKDA; the protein is encoded by the exons ATGGTTACAGGAGAGAAGAGCTCGGTGGGCGCTTCAGAAGACGACCAGGATATCAGTTTCTACACGCACAGTAGGGGGCGCTATAACCTTGCAAGTGCGAGAACCGAGCCcgttaaaggaaaaatattggCAGTTGAACATAAGAAAGAAATGACGATTAGGTTTGAATCTCCTGTTAACGAGCTAGTAAAGAAGAACGAGGCTAAAGAATTCTTGAAACTCTTGAAGCATAGCAA ATTACTAGTGGATAGCTCTTATAAAGACATGTCAaaatatagtgagagcattcGATG CTTGTTGGGTAGGCCTTGGATTCACTCGGCTAGGGTAGTGTCATCGTCACTACACCAAAAACTGAAGTTGTTAACGGAGGGTCGACTGGTGACGATAAACGCTGAAGAGGATGTCATTACATCCGTAACTAGTGACATACTATACATAAGAGCAGATGATGag TGGGTAGCTAATATAGTTTTCGTCCCTAAGAAACATGggaaagtacgaatgtgtgtagacTATAAGAATTTAAACAAAGCCATCCCAAAGGATAATTTGCCGTTGCCTCACATCGACTTCTTAATTGATAACAAGCCAGGTTACTCATTGTTCTCCTTCATGGATGGCTTCTCTGGATACAACCAGATTAAGATGCATTCTGAAGATACAGAAAAGACTACATTC aaaacaataaaaaagggTGCAATAGTAGACTTCCTAGCCAATATAGCTCTAGAAGATTACgagcctttgaactttgattttctgaatgaagatttgatgtataTTCCAACCACTGAAAAAGATGCTTAA
- the LOC105786314 gene encoding short chain aldehyde dehydrogenase 1 gives MSFGSSETKRLDGKVALITGGASGLGECTTRLFVKHGAKVLIADIQDELAHSLCQELGTENISYVHCDVTCESDVENAVNLVVSKYGKLDIMFNNAGITGDSEVRVTDASTEDFKRVFDTNVLGGFLGAKYAARAMVPAKKGCILFTSSIVSKISTGLPHAYKASKHAVTGLTKSLSVELGEHGIRVNCISPSAIVTPLFQKSIGNFDKKKGEEMLAVSSVLKGTILEPEDFANAALYLASDEAKFISGVNLPVDGGYSLSNQSWKTGFAALFE, from the exons ATGAGTTTCGGGTCCTCAGAAACCAAAAG ACTGGATGGCAAGGTGGCACTGATAACTGGTGGTGCCAGTGGCTTAGGAGAGTGTACAACCAGACTATTTGTCAAACATGGAGCCAAGGTTCTGATTGCTGATATTCAAGACGAATTGGCCCACTCCCTTTGTCAAGAGCTTGGAACGGAAAACATCAGCTATGTCCACTGCGATGTAACATGCGAATCCGATGTTGAAAATGCTGTAAACTTGGTTGTCTCCAAGTACGGAAAGCTAGATATCATGTTCAACAATGCAGGAATTACTGGTGACAGTGAAGTAAGAGTGACAGACGCCAGCACTGAGGACTTCAAGAGAGTGTTCGATACCAATGTATTGGGTGGTTTCTTGGGTGCCAAGTATGCTGCCAGGGCCATGGTCCCGGCAAAGAAAGGCTGCATACTCTTCACATCAAGTATTGTTTCAAAAATCAGTACGGGCCTCCCCCATGCATACAAGGCATCAAAGCATGCCGTCACAGGGCTGACGAAGAGCTTGAGCGTGGAGTTAGGTGAGCATGGAATTAGAGTTAACTGCATTTCGCCTAGCGCAATTGTGACCCCATTGTTCCAAAAATCAATTGGGAATTTTGATAAGAAGAAAGGAGAGGAGATGCTTGCGGTTTCATCAGTGTTGAAAGGCACCATATTGGAGCCTGAAGATTTTGCGAATGCGGCACTGTATTTGGCAAGTGATGaggctaaatttattagtgGTGTTAACTTACCAGTCGACGGAGGGTATAGTCTTAGCAATCAGTCATGGAAAACGGGCTTCGCAGCACTTtttgaataa